In Pleuronectes platessa chromosome 4, fPlePla1.1, whole genome shotgun sequence, the following proteins share a genomic window:
- the LOC128438509 gene encoding zinc finger protein 93-like, with translation MEMSTIQSLRQLINERLHTAAEDIFVCFEATVAKYEDEIGRQRRLLDVTLKPVVKLKIIEQLVLKQEDQDNLLLNPTLKESDHSEPEPSDHQLLSHSSAQSQDLNGGQHGNSKSVSNAEQASEKGHHVITRAKGSTSPSNLACSTTMSKIVPNICKSKKVFQCDTCGKVFKLKSLLNRHLNVHTGEESYLCKTCGKRFGYKSALKTHLRLHTGEKLYSCEMCEKGFTTSTSLKIHERTHTGEKPFSCNTCGKSFSLRTSLQGHERTHTGERPFSFKTCGRSFSARQTLQVHQRTHMGEKPFSCKTCGKSFRASQTLQDHERTHTGEKPFSCKTCGRSFSQRSTLQDHERTHTGEKPFSCKSCGKSFTRGCSLKVHMRSHKGEESYPCTTCGERFVIKSLLTKHLMTHT, from the exons ATGGAAATGTCTACAATCCAGAGTTTAAGACAGTTGATCAACGAGaggttacacactgctgctgaagacatatttgtatgttttgaaGCGACTGTCGCAAAGTACGAGGATGAGATCGGTCGTCAGCGCAGACTGCTGGATGTAACTTTGAAACCTGTAGTAAAGCTAAAGATAATAG AGCAGCTTGTACTGAAGCAGGAGGATCAAGATAACCTTTTGTTGAATCCAACTCTCAAAGAAAGTGACCACAGTGAACCAGAACCAAGtgaccaccagctcctctcccacagctcagctcagagccAAGATCTCAACGGAGGCCAGCATGGAAACTCAAAATCAGTTAGTAATGCAGAGCAGGCATCAGAAAAGGGACATCATGTCATCACAAGAGCAAAAGGGAGCACAAGTCCCAGTAACCTTGCATGTAGCACTACCATGTCAAAGATTGTGCCGAATATCTGTAAGAGTAAAAAGGTTTTCCAGTGTGACACTTGTGGAAAAGTCTTTAAGTTGAAGTCATTATTAAATAGACATCTGAATGTGCACACAGGTGAGGAATCATATCTTTGCAAAACCTGTGGAAAAAGATTTGGGTACAAGTCAGcactaaaaacacatttgagacTCCACACAGGGGAGAAACTTTATTCTTGCGAAATGTGTGAAAAAGGTTTCACAACTAGCACAAGTTTGAAGAtccacgagagaacgcacacgggcgagaaacctttttcttgcaatacttgtgggaaaagttttagCTTGAGAACTAGCCTGCAGggacacgagagaacgcacactggtgagagacctttttctttcaaaacttgtgggagaagttttagtgCGAGACAAACCCTGCAGGTCCACCAGAGAACACACATGGgcgagaagcctttttcttgcaaaacttgtgggaaaagttttCGTGCGAGTCAAACCCTGCAGGAtcacgagagaacacacacgggcgagaagcctttttcttgcaaaacttgtgggagaagttttagccaGAGATCTACCCTGCAGgatcacgagagaacgcacacgggcgagaaacctttttcttgcaaaagttgtgggaaaagttttacACGTGGATGTAGCTTGAAAGTTCACATGAGAAGCCATAAAGGTGAGGAGTCGTATCCATGTACAACTTGTGGGGAAAGATTTGTTATCAAATCCCTTCTAACCAAACATTTGATGACCCACACATag
- the LOC128437872 gene encoding gastrula zinc finger protein XlCGF49.1, whose protein sequence is MSKIVPNICKSKKVLQCDTCGKVFKWKSELNRHLKVHTDERPHLCKTCGKRFRYKSSLEKHFRVHTGEKMYSCKLCEKSFTLSTNLKVHERTHMGERPFSCKTCGRSFNQRSTLQRHERTHTGERPFSCKTCGESFSARSTLQVHERTHTGERPFSCKTCGRSFSQRTTLLDHERTHTGERRFSCKTCGRSFTTKMTLQVHERTHTGERPFSCKTCGRSFSQRSTLQRHERTHKGEKAFLAKLVGKVLHLDVA, encoded by the coding sequence ATGTCAAAGATTGTGCCGAATATCTGCAAGAGTAAAAAGGTTCTCCAGTGTGACACATGTGGAAAAGTCTTTAAGTGGAAGTCAGAATTAAATAgacatctgaaggtgcacacagATGAGAGGCCACATCTTTGCAAAACCTGTGGAAAGAGATTTCGTTACAAGTCATCACTAGAAAAACATTTTAGGGTCCACACAGGGGAGAAAATGTATTCTTGCAAATTGTGTGAAAAAAGTTTCACATTAAGCACAAATTTGAAGGTccacgagagaacacacatgggcgagagacctttttcttgcaaaacttgtgggagaagttttaacCAGAGATCTACCCTGCAGagacacgagagaacgcacacgggcgagagacctttttcttgcaaaacttgtggggaAAGTTTTAGTGCGAGAAGTACCCTGCAGGtccacgagagaacgcacacgggcgagagacctttttcttgcaaaacttgtgggagaagttttagccaGAGAACAACCCTTCTGGAtcacgagagaacacacactggCGAGAGAcgtttttcttgcaaaacttgtgggagaagttttacaACTAAAATGACCCTGCAGGtccacgagagaacgcacacgggtgagagacctttttcttgcaaaacttgtgggagaagttttagccaGAGATCTACCCTGCAGAGACATGAGAGAACGCACAAGGGCGAGAAAGCTTTTCTTGCCaaacttgtgggaaaagttttacacttggatgtagCTTGA
- the LOC128437849 gene encoding oocyte zinc finger protein XlCOF6-like encodes MSKIVPNICKSKKVLQCDTCGKVFKWKSLLNGHLKVHTGEKSYLCKTCGKRFGYKSALKTHLRVHTGEKLYSCERCEKSFTLSKNLKIHERTHTGERPFSCKTCGKSFSQRASLQGHERTHTGERLFSCKTCGRSFSARTSLQGHERTHTGEKPFSCKTCGKSFSAKQTLQDHERTHTGEKPFSCKTCGARFNSRSNVQVHQRTHTGEKPFSCKTCGKSFSARQTLQDHERTHTGEKPFSCKTCGKSFSLRNNLQRHERTHTGEKPFSCKTCGRSFSLRNTLKVHERMHTGERRFSCKTCGRSFTTKMTLQVHERTHTGERPFSCKTCGRSFSQRSTLQRHERTHTGEKAFLAKLVGKVLHLDVG; translated from the coding sequence ATGTCAAAGATTGTGCCGAATATCTGCAAGAGTAAAAAGGTTCTCCAGTGTGACACTTGTGGAAAAGTCTTTAAGTGGAAGTCATTATTAAATGgacatctgaaggtgcacacagGTGAAAAATCATATCTTTGCAAAACCTGTGGAAAAAGATTTGGGTACAAGTCAGcactaaaaacacatttgagagTCCACACAGGGGAGAAACTGTATTCTTGCGAAAGGTGTGAAAAAAGTTTCACATTAAGCAAAAATTTGAAGATccacgagagaacacacacgggcgagagacctttttcttgcaaaacttgtgggaaaagttttagCCAGAGAGCTAGTCTGCAGggacacgagagaacgcacacgggtgagagacttttttcttgcaaaacttgtgggagaagttttagtgCGAGAACTAGCCTGCAGggacacgagagaacgcacacgggtgagaaacctttttcttgcaaaacttgtgggaaaagttttagTGCGAAACAAACCCTGCAGgatcacgagagaacgcacacgggcgagaagcctttttcttgcaaaacttgtggggcAAGATTTAACAGTAGAAGTAACGTGCAGGTCcaccagagaacacacacgggcgagaagcctttttcttgcaaaacgtGTGGGAAAAGTTTTAGTGCGAGACAAACCCTGCAGgatcacgagagaacgcacacgggcgagaagcctttttcttgcaaaacttgtgggaaaagttttagCTTGAGAAATAACCTGCAGagacacgagagaacgcacacaggcgagaaacctttttcttgcaaaacttgtgggagaagttttagcctGAGAAATACCCTAAAGGTCCACGAGAGAATGCACACGGGGGAGAGAcgtttttcttgcaaaacttgtgggagaagttttacaACTAAAATGACCCTGCAGGtccacgagagaacgcacacaggtgagagacctttttcttgcaaaacttgtgggagaagttttagccaGAGATCTACCCTGCAGAGACatgagagaacgcacacgggcgagaaaGCTTTTCTTGCCaaacttgtgggaaaagttttacacttggatgtagGTTGA